A portion of the Manihot esculenta cultivar AM560-2 chromosome 2, M.esculenta_v8, whole genome shotgun sequence genome contains these proteins:
- the LOC122723068 gene encoding arginine-glutamic acid dipeptide repeats protein-like: protein MTTTTMVRTKMVAIGGLGSWRRRGMPRPIRIPTDSDEEAMDNPPPVPNDADIGTTEGTKTRHSDSLSVQTYHRRNKATTSAPPPTSPTVAMDTQGGETPQEDTPSTSRGQKRPRTPSPPPPPSLEQEPETPIDTHPASHEEGNLPSDLARPTHPDHIK from the coding sequence ATGACCACCACCACCATGGTTAGAACCAAGATGGTTGCCATCGGCGGCCTCGGCTCGTGGAGAAGACGAGGGATGCCCAGACCAATCCGCATTCCCACTGACAGTGATGAGGAAGCCATGGACAACCCACCACCCGTCCCCAACGACGCCGACATAGGAACAACCGAGGGAACAAAGACCAGGCACTCCGACTCACTGAGCGTCCAGACATATCACCGGCGAAACAAGGCAACGACGAGTGCTCCACCACCAACCTCTCCAACAGTCGCGATGGACACCCAGGGAGGCGAAACGCCTCAAGAAGACACCCCTTCTACCAGCCGTGgccagaaacggccaagaacacCTTCACCACCACCACCGCCGAGCCTAGAGCAAGAACCAGAAACACCCATTGATACACACCCTGCAAGCCACGAAGAAGGCaatctgcccagtgatttggccagacCAACACACCCAGATCATATCAAATAG